Within the Egicoccus sp. AB-alg6-2 genome, the region GTAGGCCCACTCGTTCTTCAGCGTGAGGTTGAACCGCTCGACCTTGCCGTTGGTCTGAGGCCGGTACGGGCGCGTGCGTAGGTGGCGGATCTGCCGGCTCTGGAGCGTGTCACGGAACGCCAGGGATCGGTAGCAGGAGCCGTTATCGGTCATGACGCGCTCGATGGTGATGCCGTGTTCGGCGAACCAGTCGATGGCGCGGCTCATGAACGCGGTGGCGGTCTCCTTGCGTTCGTCACGGTGGGCTTCGACGTAGGCGATCCGGCTGCGGTCGTCCACGGCGATGTGGAGGTAGTCGTAGCCCAGCCGCGGCTGTTTGCGGTGGCGGGTGCGCCGCTCCTGCGCCCTCAGCTCTGGGGCGTTGCCGCGTCCGTGGAACCGCCAGCCACCCCCGTCGGGG harbors:
- a CDS encoding DDE-type integrase/transposase/recombinase, yielding VPRLADLDRATRTVVRYQRERPGELLHVDVKKQGRIPDGGGWRFHGRGNAPELRAQERRTRHRKQPRLGYDYLHIAVDDRSRIAYVEAHRDERKETATAFMSRAIDWFAEHGITIERVMTDNGSCYRSLAFRDTLQSRQIRHLRTRPYRPQTNGKVERFNLTLKNEWAY